A window of Caldalkalibacillus uzonensis contains these coding sequences:
- the fhuF gene encoding siderophore-iron reductase FhuF — protein sequence MRLRLTPEEEQVLAARFRYNPLSHNSVSSGIKASDLLHPGQLAAYLQEVSQLLRSPSRVVTASQFSKRYSYLVLVPALYAMSRFNKLLPLWPGNVWVESSAEQGMWLPKLKLRHGTVLMLSADREVQRTAFIRSLFAEHVTKVWTALNRLTGISPAVLWENTALYVIWLYEQHLLTADEPDVRQRAREDFQSLLTASAALFGTEYNPLAQYWEESGQGSDGGLRQRKTCCYYYRLPGAKRCQGCPCLNRRACNSC from the coding sequence ATGAGATTACGGCTCACGCCTGAAGAAGAACAGGTGCTTGCCGCCCGGTTTCGCTACAATCCTTTATCCCACAACTCGGTTTCGTCAGGAATTAAAGCCAGTGATTTACTGCATCCCGGGCAGTTAGCAGCCTATTTACAAGAGGTATCCCAACTGTTGCGATCCCCTTCCCGGGTCGTGACCGCTTCACAATTTTCCAAACGCTACAGCTATTTAGTCTTGGTGCCGGCTTTGTATGCCATGAGCCGCTTTAACAAATTACTCCCCCTTTGGCCCGGGAATGTTTGGGTGGAATCAAGTGCAGAACAAGGGATGTGGCTGCCAAAGCTTAAACTGCGCCATGGCACGGTGCTGATGCTCTCAGCTGACCGCGAGGTGCAGCGTACGGCTTTTATCCGCTCCCTTTTTGCTGAACATGTGACCAAAGTGTGGACGGCTCTGAACCGCCTCACAGGCATTTCACCGGCTGTCTTGTGGGAAAATACGGCGCTGTATGTGATTTGGTTATATGAACAACACCTGTTAACGGCTGATGAGCCGGATGTCAGACAACGGGCACGGGAGGACTTTCAGTCTTTGCTCACGGCCTCAGCAGCTTTATTTGGAACGGAGTACAATCCACTGGCTCAATACTGGGAGGAGTCAGGTCAGGGAAGCGATGGAGGGCTGCGGCAACGCAAGACATGTTGTTATTATTATCGTTTGCCTGGGGCCAAGCGCTGTCAAGGATGCCCATGCCTCAACAGACGCGCTTGCAATTCATGTTAG
- a CDS encoding ABC transporter ATP-binding protein, producing MPSLKTKRLTLGYGETTVINNLDLSIPEGRITVLIGSNGSGKSTLLRSLARLLKPREGTVLLNGKNIASLSTKEVAKQMAILPQTPVAPEGLTVLQLVKQGRYPYQSWLKQWSEEDEQAVQKALAATNLTDLAERQVDSLSGGQRQRAWIAMSLAQDTDILLLDEPTTYLDLAHQIEILDLLYDLNRSEGRTIVMVLHDLNLACRYADYMIAVYRQGIFAQGEPEQIMSPGLVEKVFGLSCQVITDPLYGTPLCVPYGKGKKQRRRGHNEITAHA from the coding sequence ATGCCATCGCTCAAGACCAAAAGGTTAACCCTGGGGTACGGAGAAACGACAGTGATTAATAACTTGGATCTGTCCATCCCTGAGGGCAGGATTACGGTGCTGATCGGAAGCAATGGATCAGGGAAATCCACGCTGCTCCGCTCATTGGCACGCCTGTTGAAACCGAGAGAAGGGACGGTGTTGTTAAACGGCAAGAACATTGCCTCGTTGTCTACTAAAGAAGTGGCCAAACAGATGGCCATACTGCCCCAAACACCTGTTGCACCTGAAGGATTGACTGTCCTGCAGCTTGTCAAGCAGGGACGTTATCCTTATCAAAGCTGGCTCAAACAATGGTCGGAAGAGGACGAACAGGCGGTTCAGAAAGCTTTGGCCGCCACCAATCTGACTGATTTGGCCGAGCGGCAGGTGGATTCATTATCAGGGGGGCAGCGTCAGCGGGCCTGGATTGCCATGTCCCTGGCCCAGGATACCGATATTCTTTTGCTCGATGAACCCACTACTTACCTGGATCTAGCCCATCAGATAGAAATTTTGGATTTATTGTATGACTTAAACCGGAGCGAGGGCAGAACCATTGTCATGGTTTTACATGATCTGAACCTGGCCTGCCGGTATGCCGATTATATGATTGCTGTGTATCGGCAGGGGATTTTTGCCCAGGGAGAACCTGAACAGATCATGTCGCCGGGGTTGGTGGAAAAAGTGTTCGGCTTGTCCTGCCAGGTAATCACTGATCCGCTGTATGGCACACCCCTCTGCGTACCTTATGGGAAGGGAAAAAAGCAAAGGAGACGTGGACACAATGAGATTACGGCTCACGCCTGA
- a CDS encoding FecCD family ABC transporter permease: MSKYVILRKRHLSYLFDKKALWVITILFVVLMFAALVSMGMGQMAIHPLDVLKALFGYGTEMERLVVTSFRLPRIMLAILAGAALAVSGAILQGIIRNPLASPDIIGITGGASVAVVTFFTLFSDRSNALTVSINWLPLAAFLGAFLIGFLVYILAWKEGVSPLRLVLIGIGLAAAMKALTTLMMILGPIYRATEANIWITGSVHGTNWREVLTLLPWVLAMGVLALVRTRHLNVQELGDEVGKGVGSAIQKERLILLTLSTALAGGAVAFAGGIGFVGLMAPHMARRLVGSAYGVLIPVSALMGGLIVLLADLAARTLFAPLEVPAGVFTAAIGAPYFIYLLFRQRQH; the protein is encoded by the coding sequence ATGAGCAAATATGTCATTCTGCGCAAACGTCACCTATCTTATCTCTTTGATAAAAAAGCCTTATGGGTCATCACCATTCTGTTTGTCGTGCTGATGTTTGCCGCCTTGGTCAGCATGGGCATGGGGCAAATGGCTATTCATCCTCTCGATGTGTTAAAAGCCCTGTTTGGTTACGGCACGGAAATGGAGCGGCTGGTGGTCACCTCCTTCCGGCTGCCGCGGATTATGCTGGCCATATTGGCTGGAGCCGCTCTGGCGGTGTCAGGGGCGATTTTACAAGGGATTATTCGCAACCCTTTGGCCTCCCCCGATATTATCGGCATTACCGGGGGAGCTTCGGTGGCTGTGGTCACATTTTTTACCCTATTTAGTGACAGGAGCAATGCCTTGACAGTGAGTATCAACTGGTTGCCGCTGGCCGCTTTTTTAGGTGCTTTCCTGATCGGGTTTCTGGTGTATATCTTAGCCTGGAAGGAGGGCGTTTCTCCGCTGCGGCTGGTCTTGATCGGCATTGGCCTGGCTGCCGCAATGAAGGCCTTGACAACGTTGATGATGATTTTGGGGCCGATTTACAGGGCTACAGAGGCTAATATATGGATTACAGGCAGTGTGCATGGCACCAACTGGCGGGAGGTGCTCACCTTGTTGCCTTGGGTTTTGGCCATGGGGGTGCTGGCCTTGGTCCGGACGCGCCATCTGAATGTGCAAGAATTGGGAGACGAGGTGGGCAAAGGAGTGGGAAGCGCGATCCAAAAGGAGCGGCTGATTCTGCTCACCCTGAGCACAGCCTTGGCTGGCGGTGCTGTCGCTTTTGCAGGAGGCATCGGTTTTGTCGGATTAATGGCCCCCCATATGGCCCGCCGCCTGGTCGGATCCGCTTACGGGGTGTTAATTCCTGTTTCTGCTTTAATGGGGGGATTAATCGTCCTGTTGGCTGACTTAGCCGCCCGCACGCTGTTTGCTCCGCTTGAGGTCCCGGCTGGCGTGTTCACCGCTGCCATCGGCGCACCATATTTTATCTATTTGCTTTTTCGCCAGCGTCAGCACTAA